In Solanum stenotomum isolate F172 chromosome 6, ASM1918654v1, whole genome shotgun sequence, one DNA window encodes the following:
- the LOC125866698 gene encoding uncharacterized protein LOC125866698: protein MADQQMEIDVDEKREIDLNKEFDLNKEFDPIEKIVSLERENDLLLRKVENLEATQKVEIEVKETEIRVLKQKLEEQEKRWRNRQDFFAWRSMSWRKGRVKELLDKISELENKLKSMEDAISQKVVGEKEQVGGSSGVKVED from the coding sequence ATGGCGGATCAGCAGATGGAGATTGATGTGGATGAGAAAAGAGAGATTGATCTGAACAAGGAGTTTGATCTGAACAAGGAGTTTGATCCAATTGAGAAAATTGTTTCATTGGAGCGCGAAAATGATTTGCTATTGAGGAAAGTTGAAAATTTAGAAGCGACTCAAAAAGTTGAAATAGAAGTCAAGGAAACGGAAATTAGGGTCCTAAAGCAGAAACTTGAGGAGCAAGAGAAAAGGTGGAGAAACAGGCAGGATTTTTTTGCATGGCGAAGTATGAGTTGGCGAAAAGGTAGAGTTAAAGAGTTGCTTGATAAAATCTCGGAATTGGAGAACAAATTGAAGAGTATGGAGGACGCGATTTCCCAGAAAGTTGTTGGTGAGAAGGAACAAGTTGGTGGATCTTCTGGCGTAAAAGTAGAGGATTGA
- the LOC125867607 gene encoding WRKY transcription factor 71-like, translating into MSDNTFYHDYMGIGGGINNTFPFFGENPSNYNDQPIIPNIQNPNHHEHQQFVPSSYMTLTECLHGSMDYNTLSNAFGMSCSSSSEVVRPHIDNQDSTRKGSLSATTEPVLDSPLGDKTSIEISPTPNSSISYTSNEAVGQEDSSKIKKHVQEKGRQEEGEDKSKKECKEKKKGEKKVKEPRFAFMTKSEIDNLEDGYRWRKYGQKAVKNSPFPRNYYRCTTQKCNVKKRVERSYEDSSIVITTYEGQHNHHCPATLRGNASFLSSSHFMPNFPPQLFSQMLNIPPSNQNLLITSAAYNNNNNNNNYYYQQQHQGSEYSLFGGGTNNDASWIQKQEPS; encoded by the exons atGTCTGATAACACTTTTTATCATGATTACATGGGAATTGGTGGAGGGATCAATAATACATTTCCTTTTTTTGGTGAAAATCCTTCAAATTATAATGACCAACCAATAATTCCAAATATTCAAAATCCAAATCATCATGAGCATCAACAATTTGTTCCTTCTTCTTATATGACTCTTACTGAGTGTTTACATGGCTCTATGGACTACAACACTCTATCAAATGCTTTTGGCATGTCTTGTTCATCATCCTCTGAAGTTGTTCGCCCACATATCGATAATCAAGACTCTACTAGAAAAGGTAGCCTCTCTGCTACTACAGAACCCGTCTTAGATTCGCCTCTgggagataaaacaagcattgaAATTTCACCAACGCCAAATTCTTCGATATCTTATACTTCTAATGAGGCTGTAGGGCAAGAAGATTCTtccaaaatcaagaaacatgTTCAAGAAAAAGGGAgacaagaagaaggagaagacaagtctaagaaaga gtgcaaagaaaaaaagaaaggtgaaaaaaaggtaaaagaaCCAAGATTTGCCTTCATGACAAAGAGTGAGATTGATAATCTTGAAGATGGATATCGATGGAGAAAATATGGACAAAAGGCAGTGAAAAACAGCCCTTTCCCCAG GAACTATTATAGATGCACAACTCAAAAGTGCAATGTGAAGAAACGTGTGGAAAGGTCATATGAAGATTCATCAATTGTGATAACAACATATGAAGGCCAACACAATCATCATTGTCCAGCAACTCTTAGGGGAAATGCATCCTTTTTATCTTCATCACATTTTATGCCTAATTTTCCTCCTCAATTATTTTCCCAAATGCTAAATATTCCACCTAGCAACCAAAATCTCCTCATTACTTCTGCGgcctataataataataataataacaacaattattattaccaacaacaacatcaagGTTCAGAATATAGCCTATTTGGTGGAGGCACAAATAATGATGCATCATGGATCCAAAAACAAGAACCATCTTAG
- the LOC125869056 gene encoding protein NLP7 — protein sequence MSCLSEPRVQLSMSNLQGSAPSSNPNPIQNPKPITDPKSVSFDEVSKLFNLPLSDAAESVGVCASVLKKICYENGLVRWPYRKVSSGKSIEDIKKEALREKQERSLEFPKAPGEKNGSLASSAISSFSGSPLPSKTISSTMEMPRAGAFSQQQGTRNFQSGSSPHFRISNLTKGTSVYDEFKYGFPSDGLSTSTYRWWGNKSPEGNQDSKLNDDNAKNSTEQAENVAEKSKCHKSVDSTGTTLLTDVRKRAVKEGKETLRLGVYRGRSAKMLDSTKRKILHQVFKSYFHVNGDMSSMES from the exons TTTGAGTGAACCACGGGTCCAATTGAGCATGAGTAATCTGCAGGGTTCAGCTCCAAGCTCCAACCCGAACCCGATTCAGAATCCGAAACCAATTACGGACCCAAAATCTGTGTCCTTCGATGAGGTTTCCAAGTTGTTTAATTTGCCTCTCTCTGATGCTGCTGAATCTGTAG GTGTTTGTGCAAGTGTTCTCAAGAAAATATGCTATGAAAATGGTCTGGTGAGGTGGCCATATCGAAAG GTCAGCTCTGGAAAAAGTATTGAAGATATAAAGAAGGAGGCATTAAGGGAAAAACAAGAGCGATCCCTGGAATTTCCTAAAGCTCCTGGAGAAAAGAATGGTTCTTTAGCCAGTTCTGCAATCTCATCATTTTC gGGATCCCCATTGCCAAGCAAGACTATAAGTTCCACAATGGAAATGCCAAGAGCAGGGGCCTTCTCACAGCAGCAAGGAACCAGGAATTTTCAATCTGGAAGTTCACCGCATTTCCGTATCTCTAACTTGACAAAAGGAACTTCAGTTTATGATGAATTCAAATATGGTTTTCCATCGGATGGCTTGTCTACTTCAACATATAGGTGGTGGGGAAACAAGAGTCCTGAGGGTAACCAGGATAGCAAACTGAATGATGACAATGCAAAAAACAGCACGGAGCAAGCAGAAAATGTAGCAGAGAAATCCAAATGTCATAAAAGTGTGGATTCCACAGGAACAACTTTACTGACTGATGTGAGGAAACGAGCTGTCAAAGAGGGGAAAGAAACACTGAGGCTTGGAGTCTATCGAGGACGTAGTGCAAAGATGCTTGATTCAACAAAACGGAAGATTCTTCATCAGGTATTCAAATCGTATTTTCATGTCAATGGAGATATGAGTAGCATGGAATCATGA
- the LOC125866770 gene encoding elongation factor Ts, mitochondrial produces MVFYRGIKRPIAIIYKSLNSSICCGHGYSTLTRYGNSIAESGGYFHKHGNGPRTFAVSIRRYSAEISSSEQMNLIKLLRERTSAPIKEVKAALVTSNWDIEAAQKDLRKRGIVLASKKSSRTAAEGLLALAQNERKAAVIELNCETDFVARNEIFQYLALSLAKLALLLEGSQQSFAAFPIGHLEELKLNLDHPKLSGEKSVQNAITEVAAMMGENVKLRRGFAMSAPSLGVISTYLHTSPQPGVGRIAGILSLEVEDKNVSQDALQRVGSELAMHVVAAKPLFLTKEDVSSDALSNEREILKSQAESSGKPQIAIEKMVEGRLRKYFEEVVLMEQKFIVNDTMNVKTLLSNLSKDVGSPVKIGSFLRVEVGEGLQGLEASNESEPLANAA; encoded by the exons ATGGTGTTTTATCGTGGTATAAAACGCCCTATTGCGATCATATACAAGAGTTTAAATAGTTCTATATGTTGTGGACATGGCTACTCTACTTTGACACGTTACGGAAATTCCATTGCTGAGTCTGGAGGATATTTTCACAAACATGGGAATGGGCCTAGAACATTTGCAGTCTCTATTAGGAGATATTCTGCCGAGATTTCCTCTTCTGAGCAGATGAACTTAATAAAACTGCTGAGAGAAAGAACAAGTGCTCCCATAAAAGAAGTTAAAGCTGCTCTTGTCACTAGCAATTGGGATATCG AGGCTGCTCAGAAAGACCTAAGAAAAAGAGGGATAGTTCTTGCATCAAAGAAGTCTTCTCGAACTGCTGCTGAAGGGTTGCTTGCCTTGGCACAGAATGAAAGGAAGGCAGCTGTGATTGAACTAAACTGTGAAACAGACTTTGTTGCAAGGAATGAAATTTTTCAATACTTG GCCTTATCATTGGCAAAATTGGCATTGCTGCTTGAGGGCTCACAACAGTCTTTTGCTGCTTTTCCTATTGGACATCTGGAG GAGTTGAAGCTGAACCTTGATCACCCTAAATTGAGTGGAGAAAAAAGTGTTCAAAATGCAATAACTGAAGTAGCTGCAATGATGGGGGAGAATGTCAAACTAAGAAGGGGATTTGCAATGTCTGCTCCATCTCTTGGTGTGATATCAACGTATCTACATACAAGCCCTCAACCAG GTGTTGGACGTATTGCCGGAATTTTATCACTTGAAGTAGAAGATAAGAATGTCTCACAAGATGCACTTCAGCGTGTTGGATCAGAATTAGCTATGCATGTAGTTGCTGCAAAGCCATTGTTCTTAACAAAAGAAGATGTTTCCTCTGATGCACTAAGTAATGAACGCGAGATTCTCAAATCTCAG GCAGAGAGTTCTGGGAAGCCTCAGATTGCCATAGAAAAAATGGTTGAAGGTCGTTTGCGCAAGTATTTTGAGGAAGTAGTTTTGATGGAGCAGAAATTTATTGTGAATGATACAATGAATGTGAAG ACATTGTTAAGCAATCTGTCCAAGGATGTTGGTTCGCCAGTTAAGATTGGAAGCTTTCTAAGAGTGGAAGTTGGCGAAGGACTTCAGGG GCTTGAAGCATCAAATGAAAGTGAACCTTTGGCTAATGCTGCTTAA